The genomic window TTCAGTCCACGCCTTGTTCTTGAACACCAAAATATTGCCGAACTTTCTCAGTATGTCACACAAAAAGAAACGACTCATACACAAAAGGCAACAACCTTCAGAAAAAAGAATTATGCTCTAACACCACTTCAATCAGGACTTCTTTTCAGGGAACTCTACAATAAAAGTATCAGCGGAGAATATATTGTCCAAACTGTTATCGAACTCCAAGGTAAAATAAATTTAGAGATTATCCAAATTGCCTGGCAAGAAGTGATCCAAGCCCATGACATCTTGAGAATGGCTTTTGTTTGGGAAAACATGGGCATCCCCCTTCAATACACCTTAGATGGAGTTTTGTTTTCTTGTAAGTCTGAAGATTGGTCTAAATATTCGAAAGAAACTATAGAGTCAAAACTAACATCTTTTCTAGAAAAGGATAGAAAAGCTCCTTTTGATCTTTCGGCTCCCCCATTATTCAGGCTAAGCCTAATGACTTTACCAAATGAAACCTTCTACCTTATGTGGAGTTACCATCACATTATTCTTGATGGCTGGAGCAGCCGATTAATTCTAAATGATTTTTTTCATGTATACTGTGCCCTTATCAAAAACAAAAAGGCCCCTCTAAAAACATATTCTTATAAAACCTACCTACAGTGCCATGAAAAACAAAGAAAAGATAAAGCGCTGGATTTTTGGACAAAAAACTTACACTGTATAGAGGAACCATCCCTGTTGGTTCCCCCTCAAAAAAATTCAAAAGAACTGCACCAAAAGCGTTTACGTTCTTCTTTTTCTCAAAATTTCTGGAGGGAAGTGAAAAGATACTCTCAATCAAATAACTATACAATCAACACCCTAATACAAGCCTCAATCGGACTTGTCCTATCCCAACTAATAAGTAAAAAAACATTATCTTACGGAATCACTATTTCTGGACGATCTGTTGATTTAGAGAACATAGACCACATACCAGGACTACTCATTAACACCCTTCCACTTTCCATAGAAATCAAGAAATATCACTGCATCAAAGAGTATCTTGACTCCCTGCAAAAACAAACCCTCTCTATCAATGAACATTCATTTGTTTCTCTTGCAGAAATTCAAAAAATTGCACTCCCTAATGGTGATCCTCTTTTTGATACAATTCTCGTATTTGAAAATTACCCTTCATCCAGCCATAGTGAAACTAAAAAGGGTGAACTCTCTGTTAAGTCCATAGATAGCCATGAACAAAATGAATTTCCTCTAACTTTTGTCTTTTTCCCGGGGAAAACCCCCTGTCTTGAGCTCAGTTATAAATCTCCTCTTTTCACACAAAAAGAAATAGAACGTATTGCCGAGCTTTTTCGGGAAACACTAAAAAATCTGATCCAGCTTCATCCATCTTCTCTTCTTCAAAAAATTTCTAGTTGTCCTAAGCAAGAGAAAGAAACGTTACTAACCAAGTGGAACCATTATGTTCCTCTTGTGGAGAAGAATTTTCTACTCCCCCATGAACTTTTTGAACAACAGGCAAGGAGTCTTCCCCACCGTATTGCTCTTATTTGCAAAAAACAACATATTACATATTATGAACTAAATCAGCGTGCCAATCGATTAGCATCTCATCTAAGAAAGCAAGGAATTGGACCCGAAGTTTGTGTGGCAGTTTCCCTAGAAAGGGATATAGATCTCGTTACCACTATCCTCTCTATTTTAAAAACTGGAGGCACCTACCTTCCTTTGGATTTTTCTCTTCCTGAAAAGCGTCTTAATTTTATGATTAAAGATAGCGGTGCTCACCACCTAATAACTCAAAATTTTTCCTCGAAAAAAATTTCCACTTCCGCAGGAAAACATATAGATCTGCAATCTATAGACCTTTCCAACGCCCCCGAATGCAATTTAAAGTCAGAAATAAATTCCCATCACAAAGCACTTGCATATACTATCTATACATCTGGTAGCACAGGGCAGCCTAAAGGTGTTGGACTAACATATAAGAATCTTTCCTCCCTTTTATGCTCAGACAAACTAAAGATTTTAGATGTTACAAAAAACACAAGATCTATTTGGGTTTCATCATTGCTATTCGACGCATCTATCTGGGAGCTCTTTGCTGCCTTATCAAGCGGAGGAACTCTTGTAATACCTCAAAACTCTCAGAACCTCGTCGCCGATGAACTTCTTGATAGTTTGAAGAAAGAACAAATTTCTTACCTGCCCATACCTGCCTCACTCCTCAGCTCAATCCCTCTAGATTTTTCTAATCAGATTAAAACTGCCGTTGTCTTTGGTGACGTTCCAAACAGAAGTGCTCTGGAAAAATGGTCTGGAAAATCTAAAATATTTAATGGATATGGCCCAACAGAAAATACAATTGCCTCTACGCTTTTTCTGTGCACATCCCCCCTCTCCTCACCTCTTCCAATAGGCACCCCCATTAGTAATAGTAATATCTATGTTTTAGATGAAGCCCTACACCCCACCCCTATGGGAATCATTGGAGAAATCTATATTGCAGGAGATGGTCTAGCTCGAGGATATATTAATCAACCTGCCCTTACAGCAGAAAAATTTATTGCCAACCCTTTTGCAACCAAAGAAAATGCAAAGCAATTACAAAATCTTCGCCTCTATAAAACAGGAGATCTAGGAAAATATAACCCTGATGGCAATATTGTTTTTTGCAACAGAGTAGATCATCAAGTGAAAATTCGAGGATATCGAGTTGAACTTAGGGAAATTGAGCATAAGATTTCTAGCTCCCATTTAGTGCAAAATTCTGTTGTGTTAGTGGATAAAACAGCAAAAAACAATAAGCTGGTCGCCTATATTGAATTAACCGCAGAGGCTTTGAAAAACCTAGAGTTTCCAAGTTCTTCTTCCTCTATTTTATCTGGATCAAAGATTGATCAGCTGAAAGATGTTTTTTCGTCAGATTTAAAAAATTCTTTGCCTAGTTATATGATCCCCTCTATCTTTGTCTTTTTAGAAAATTTTCCACTTACCTCTAATGGCAAGATCAATAGAAAAGCCCTCTCTATCCCAAACACATCCACACCCTCTTCAGAAAGCGCTTATGCCTCTCCTTGCAATGGAACAGAAAAAAAACTCTGCCTTATTTGGCAAGAAGTTCTGGGGCTTGAAAAAATTGGAGTTCACGATAATTTCTTCGCCCTTGGAGGTGATTCTATTAGCAGTATTCAAATCTCTTCAAAGGCAAAACAAATCGGACTCTCAATCACTGTGAGAGAGCTGTTTCAAAGCCCAACAATTTCCCAACTTGCAAAGGGAGGGAAGCTAGGTGCCTCTGAACAAGTGAACTTTATAGACAGAGAAGAAATTCCCTTCCCAGTAACCCCCATTCAAAAACGTTTTTTTGAAGAAAAATCAAATATGCTGCATACGTATACCCAGGACATAGTCTTTTGCAGCAAAAAACCTCTCACTATTTCAAGTATAAAAAAAATCCTAGAAGAACTTCAAAAGAAGCACAGGGTATTTTCATTACGTTACACCTGTAGTTCCAAAAAGATTCCACATTGGACCCAATACTATACAAAAAAACAAAACATTCTTTTGCAAGAATTCGATTTATCTAGTGCCCCCACAGAGACAGTCGAAGAAAAAATTTCAGAAATACGACAAAATGCAAAAGCGCTAATTAATATTATAGATGGCCCGCTGTTTGTTCTATGCCATCTTAAAAAAAATGGAAAAAGTGATCTGCTACTTATAGCTCATCACCTTATTATAGATGCTGTATCTTGGAAAATTCTCCTTGAAGATTTTGAGTGTGCTTATAGGCTAATTTCAGAAAACAACTCCTACAATTTTATGAATAAAACACATTCATTTCAATACTGGCAAAAATCTTTAGAAAGTTATGAAAAAAATATCACTATCAAAGAAAAAGATTACTGGAAATCCTTAGAAGAAAAGATGGTTATATGCAAACCAGAAAAAGACTTAAAAACAGGTTATGTGACTGAAAAACTGACAACTTCTACAACAATAAAACTACTTCGAGAATCCCACAAAAAATACAACACAAGCATTAATGATCTTTTGCTGACAGCCCTTTCTTGCTCTTTATCCAAGTGGGGAAAAGCAACTTCTATGGTTGTGGAGTTAGAGGGGCACGGAAGGGAAGAGGTCGAAAAAGGAATTGACCTATCGCACACTATAGGTTGGTTTACCAGCCTATATCCCTTTGATGTAAAAACAAACCAATTTGATAGCCTAGAAAACAAACTACTCATAATAAAAAAACGGAGGGAGAAAATTCCACTAAATGGAGCAGGGTATGGTATTTACAGATTAGGCATTTCAACCCCTCAACCTCAATCACAAATTTTATTTAATTATTTGGGACAATGGACAAAGCAAGACCAAAACAGTCACCGTATATTCCATTTTTCAAAAAGTGATGATATTGCAATGTTATATAATTCACATCAAGTCGCATTTCGCCATAAGATTATCATCAATGCCGTAAGCATAGAGAACCAATTTCATGTTCATATAGCTTACAATCCAGATACATATGCAAAACATGACATCAAAAAATTGGAGAGATTGTTTCTAGATAATGTAGAAAAAATCATCGAGCATTGCTGTAAACATACAGTTCTTAAAAAAACAAACTCTATAAGCAACAAAAATAGAAAAAATGCTATAGCACAAATACTTAAAAAGGGTTAGAAATGCCCTATGTCTGATATTGAAACTTTATCCATATTATCCCCGCTTCAAGAAGGCTTGCTTTTTAGAGAGCTATACACAAAAGGGGCTGGAGGAGAGTATATTGTCCAAACTGTTATACACCTCCACGGTAAAATCGACTCAGAAGCTGTACAAATAGCATGGGAAAAAATCACACAAGCCCATGATATTTTGAGAACTGGCTTTGTCTGGGAGAATGTAGACCACCCCATTCAATATACATTAAACAAATCTGATCTTTTTTTTAGCACTGAGGACTGGTCTAAACTCTCCGAAAAATCCATTGGTTCAAACTTATCCTCATTTTTAGAACAAGATCGAAGCACCCCCTTCAATCTCTCCTCTCCTCCACTTTTTAGGGTAAAATTCCTCAAGCTCCCGAAGAATTCTTATTATATTGTATGGACTTGCCACCATATCCTCCTTGATGGCTGGAGCAGTCGACTGATTCTAAATGATTTTTTTAGTGCGTACTGTGCCACTTTAGAGAAAAAACAACCTAACTTAGCCGTAGACTCTTACACAAGTTATCTCCAATGGATTGAAAAACAAGACAAGGATTGTGCTCGTGATTTTTGGGTGAAAAACCTACAAAATATAGAAGAACCATCTTTGCTAAAGCTTTCCCAGGCAACAGAAAAAAAGACAAGCCAAAGAAATTTTATCTCTCCCCTTCCCGAAACGCTTTGGGAAAACGTTCAAAAATATGCCCAGTTAAACAACTACACAATTAATACTCTCGTACAGGCAACCATAGGACTCGTTCTTTCTCAATTAATGAACAAAAGAAATATTTCCTATGGAGTGACAATTTCTGGACGTTCTATTGATTTGAAAAATGTTCAGAACATCCCTGGTTTATTAATCAATACACTCCCACTTTCTATAGGAATAGATAGAACGCGCTCAGTAAGAACGTACCTTGACTCTCTCCAACTGCAAACACTTTCTATTAACGAGCATTCTTCTATCTCTCTTGCAGAAGTTCAAAAAAACTCCTTTCCTGGCGAAAAGGCTCTTTTCGATACAATTCTCGTATTTGAAAATTATCCCTCAAGTAACCACAGTCAATTTGAAAACTATGGATTTTCCATTAAATCTATAGACATATATGAAAAAAATGAATTCCCCCTTACCTTTGTTTTCTTTCCAGGACAGTCCCCTTATCTAGAGCTAAACTACCAAACCTCCCTCTTCTTAATAAATGAGATAGAGCGGATATCTGAACTTTTTCAAGAAACACTCAAAAATCTAATCAGCGTCCCTCCATCTTTACTTCTACAGGAAGTCTCTAGCTTCTCTGATAAGGAAAAAGAAAAAATACTTTCTACGTGGAATAATTTTAAGATTGTTCCTCAAAAAGAAGATCTATTGATCCACCAAATTTTCGAACAACAAGCAGAAAAAAAACCTGACCGTGTTGCCCTATTGCATGAAGGTCAACATGTTACATATGCCCAACTGAACCAGCGAGCCTACCAACTAGCTCACTATTTAAAAGAAAAAGGTGTAGGCCCAGAAACTTTTGTTGCTGTTGGTTTAGAAAGGGGCATACCTCTTATTACATCTATTTTGGCTATCTTAAAAACAGGAGGAGCTTACGTTCCCTTAGATTTATCCTTACCAAAAGAACGTCTCAAGTTCATTCTCAATGATAGCAATGCATGCTGCTTAATTACGGAAAAAAAATACTCTGAATATCTTCTTGATTTCTCGGGAACATGCATAGATTTTCTGTCCATTCCTTTTTCTTCTCTCCCCAATAAAAACTTACCGGACGAAGTTCATTTAGACAGTAGCATCTATCTTACCTATACGTCGGGTACTACTGGAACCCCTAAAGGGATCATTAATTCTCAAAGAGGGCTTCTAAATCGATTTCTTTGGTCCCTTTCATACTACAATATAAATCAAACAGAAATTTTTTTGCAAAATGCCTCCATAGGTTTTGATATTTCATATTGGGAACTTGTCTTGCCACTACTTGTGGGATCAAAGCTTGTGATCCCCACAGATAAAAAGGCTAAAGACCCCCTACATCTTTATCAGTTGCTGATAAAAGAAAAAGTGACACTCTCTCACTTTGTTCCCTCGTTACTCAGTCAGCTTCTAGAATTTTCAAAAAAAAATACGCAACATCGATTTTTAAGAAAACTCATATGTGGAGGAGAAGTAGTCCCAAAGGAAGACCTTAACCAATTTTTAACTCTCTTCCCTCAAGCCCATTTTCATCATGCTTATGGACCAACGGAAGCTGCCATAAGCGTTACATACTGGGACATAAAGAAAGGGCCCTACTTAGAACCAAAACTTCCCATTGGACGCCCTATTAATAAGACAAAAATCTATATTTTAAATGAAGCCCTGAACCCTGTTCCCATTGGAATTATTGGAGATATTTATATCGCAGGCGATGGGCTTGCTCGAGGATATATTAATCAGCCTGACCTCACAGCGGACAAGTATATTGCAAACCCCTTTGCAACT from Alphaproteobacteria bacterium includes these protein-coding regions:
- a CDS encoding amino acid adenylation domain-containing protein, translated to MKWAKATEIPILSNLPELQQQYKEKSFNYILSIVNNSLLTNDTLKLAERTINFHDAPLPKYAGINSAAWAIFNGEKEHGVTWHFVNSKIDAGDILVQETIPIEKNDTAQTLHLKCYKLAAETFDVLLQKISRNQLHSLKQDLNKRTYYGRHKKPATCGIINFQLSSHELWQQAKSFLYCDYQNTFCSLKVMIGSHFFSCSAIPVSSILETKVAPGRITLVEENSLQVSTSDGDLKLSNFKTLDNRQLNLENLLATNNLSLGKKLRIVTKDDLSELHSFYEEESKNEGFWINELSTAKQISSTNVSNQEKNKETLTEDCWKIDPDISRSLLALLKETEAEDLHFKLFALFIWKLYDSPLTFGFPYYRKDTAPNFKGLFSELLPLNLPKNPPMCLKKGYQDISEALNTLKGSGTFISDLLTRYPNLSPPVSHSMILNIAKEETVSIKKHGLLIANFKKNHITLMCSNKSLHPHFNWKKFHVFLKEIETALVNLDQKQSKEDAPLPTKEAIYPNALWNNTQINHNSPLLLHQYFEKQARKHPDRIAIVFKDKHLSYHYLNQQADALAYSLKEQGVESESFVGVLMDRSVELVISLLAIFKAGSVYMPFESSTPLERIKRAISQLNCKFLLTNSQFPRLTEKTIFLDKVNWSGNDAFSLFHPIEKNLSALAYIIHTSGSTGTPKAAGNTHTGIENRLLWMKKQYTIDQATIILHKTPISFDVSLWELLLPLICGSKLILAPPQAEKDPEKLCALMKKNHVTLCHFVPSLLSIFQRDSLLQKCTSLRHVICSGESLSTKNVEIFHQQSTAKLHNLYGPTEASIDVSHWTTHPPNQSQCSVPIGRPISNTKIYILNKNLEQIPISSIGEIYITGDGLARGYINQPDLTADKFIANPFATQEDICTSQNLRLYKTGDLGKYLENGNIDFCGRADQQIKIRGYRVELEEIEYNLLSSPLVCDAVVIARKESKELVAYISIEKKILKSLNTPLNASDSTLLIDPALNEISQTLREYLREKLPDYMIPHHIVFLENFPLTSSGKINRKELPAPNNTNRSINQNYAPPRNKIEKDLVLIWQEILNIHPIGIYDNFISAGGDSISSIQISSKAKTKNFHFSPRLVLEHQNIAELSQYVTQKETTHTQKATTFRKKNYALTPLQSGLLFRELYNKSISGEYIVQTVIELQGKINLEIIQIAWQEVIQAHDILRMAFVWENMGIPLQYTLDGVLFSCKSEDWSKYSKETIESKLTSFLEKDRKAPFDLSAPPLFRLSLMTLPNETFYLMWSYHHIILDGWSSRLILNDFFHVYCALIKNKKAPLKTYSYKTYLQCHEKQRKDKALDFWTKNLHCIEEPSLLVPPQKNSKELHQKRLRSSFSQNFWREVKRYSQSNNYTINTLIQASIGLVLSQLISKKTLSYGITISGRSVDLENIDHIPGLLINTLPLSIEIKKYHCIKEYLDSLQKQTLSINEHSFVSLAEIQKIALPNGDPLFDTILVFENYPSSSHSETKKGELSVKSIDSHEQNEFPLTFVFFPGKTPCLELSYKSPLFTQKEIERIAELFRETLKNLIQLHPSSLLQKISSCPKQEKETLLTKWNHYVPLVEKNFLLPHELFEQQARSLPHRIALICKKQHITYYELNQRANRLASHLRKQGIGPEVCVAVSLERDIDLVTTILSILKTGGTYLPLDFSLPEKRLNFMIKDSGAHHLITQNFSSKKISTSAGKHIDLQSIDLSNAPECNLKSEINSHHKALAYTIYTSGSTGQPKGVGLTYKNLSSLLCSDKLKILDVTKNTRSIWVSSLLFDASIWELFAALSSGGTLVIPQNSQNLVADELLDSLKKEQISYLPIPASLLSSIPLDFSNQIKTAVVFGDVPNRSALEKWSGKSKIFNGYGPTENTIASTLFLCTSPLSSPLPIGTPISNSNIYVLDEALHPTPMGIIGEIYIAGDGLARGYINQPALTAEKFIANPFATKENAKQLQNLRLYKTGDLGKYNPDGNIVFCNRVDHQVKIRGYRVELREIEHKISSSHLVQNSVVLVDKTAKNNKLVAYIELTAEALKNLEFPSSSSSILSGSKIDQLKDVFSSDLKNSLPSYMIPSIFVFLENFPLTSNGKINRKALSIPNTSTPSSESAYASPCNGTEKKLCLIWQEVLGLEKIGVHDNFFALGGDSISSIQISSKAKQIGLSITVRELFQSPTISQLAKGGKLGASEQVNFIDREEIPFPVTPIQKRFFEEKSNMLHTYTQDIVFCSKKPLTISSIKKILEELQKKHRVFSLRYTCSSKKIPHWTQYYTKKQNILLQEFDLSSAPTETVEEKISEIRQNAKALINIIDGPLFVLCHLKKNGKSDLLLIAHHLIIDAVSWKILLEDFECAYRLISENNSYNFMNKTHSFQYWQKSLESYEKNITIKEKDYWKSLEEKMVICKPEKDLKTGYVTEKLTTSTTIKLLRESHKKYNTSINDLLLTALSCSLSKWGKATSMVVELEGHGREEVEKGIDLSHTIGWFTSLYPFDVKTNQFDSLENKLLIIKKRREKIPLNGAGYGIYRLGISTPQPQSQILFNYLGQWTKQDQNSHRIFHFSKSDDIAMLYNSHQVAFRHKIIINAVSIENQFHVHIAYNPDTYAKHDIKKLERLFLDNVEKIIEHCCKHTVLKKTNSISNKNRKNAIAQILKKG